In Dehalogenimonas etheniformans, one genomic interval encodes:
- a CDS encoding sensor histidine kinase, which produces MGKTCYEVSHGSTEPVSGCPHVQTLKKGVPAEVEIHNAEMGTYTIVSTYPMFSPSGEVVASVHISQDITERKRMQEKLMVTDRLASVGELAAGIAHEINNPLTGVLGFSELVPSSDIPVAIRQDVETIHSEAQRAVDVVKNLLVFARRHNQSRQELSVNEVIDKVLALRAYEQKINNIVVVTDFAEDLPAITADYFQLQQVFLNIVINAEFFMSRAHGRGKLLISIRLVEEASAIRITFVDDVPGIAIDTLPRLFDPFFTTKDVGQGTGLGLSISHGIVQAHGGRIWAECEPGKGAAFFIELPLSTPSSSEVQYVVR; this is translated from the coding sequence GTGGGCAAAACCTGCTACGAGGTTTCTCATGGTTCGACAGAACCGGTATCGGGTTGCCCCCATGTTCAAACGCTTAAAAAGGGAGTTCCGGCTGAAGTCGAGATCCACAACGCCGAGATGGGAACTTACACCATAGTATCGACATACCCGATGTTCAGCCCTTCGGGAGAAGTTGTTGCCAGCGTCCACATATCCCAAGATATAACCGAACGCAAGCGCATGCAGGAAAAACTTATGGTTACCGACCGGCTGGCATCCGTCGGCGAACTCGCGGCTGGCATCGCCCATGAGATCAACAACCCGCTCACCGGCGTGCTGGGTTTTTCGGAGCTGGTCCCGTCATCAGATATCCCCGTGGCGATACGTCAGGACGTAGAGACAATCCATTCAGAGGCACAGAGGGCGGTGGATGTGGTCAAAAACCTGCTGGTCTTTGCCCGCAGGCACAACCAGAGCCGCCAGGAGTTATCGGTGAACGAGGTGATCGACAAAGTCCTGGCGCTTCGGGCGTATGAGCAAAAGATCAATAATATTGTAGTTGTCACCGATTTTGCGGAGGACCTGCCAGCTATAACCGCCGACTACTTTCAATTACAGCAGGTGTTTCTGAACATCGTCATCAATGCCGAGTTTTTCATGTCCAGGGCTCACGGCAGAGGCAAGCTACTCATATCCATCCGGTTGGTTGAGGAAGCCTCAGCCATCCGAATAACTTTCGTTGATGACGTGCCAGGCATTGCAATCGATACTTTGCCCAGGCTGTTTGATCCATTCTTTACCACCAAGGATGTCGGGCAGGGTACGGGACTCGGGTTGTCGATCAGCCACGGGATCGTCCAGGCTCATGGCGGCAGGATCTGGGCGGAGTGTGAACCGGGCAAGGGCGCCGCTTTCTTTATCGAACTTCCATTGTCGACTCCGTCGTCTTCCGAGGTTCAATACGTAGTCAGGTAA
- a CDS encoding PAS domain S-box protein gives MKEREGKLAAIFGTTPVGIAVSVNRVIREVNETMCRLSGYTRDEMVGQSTRILYDTDEAYETMGDRIQEQLSARGQMTVEISARRKDGSHFPIMLSVTPMDALDISKGIVFTALDISESKRVEEVLRQSLSELAATLESTADGILVVGHGGKVQRYSSRFVKMWGMSKDILAKGNDQDLIEFARQQLTDGDGFVKRIEEILTQPELSSSDVLLLKDGRVFERYSRPLRLERRIVGRVWSFRDVTERKRMELRLVRSAEEWRATFDAISTPVSIQDRDFKIVRVNKAFAEGLENFAGESCGQNLLRGFSWFDRTGIGLPPCSNA, from the coding sequence TTGAAGGAGCGGGAAGGCAAGCTGGCCGCTATATTCGGCACCACACCGGTCGGCATCGCTGTCTCTGTCAACCGGGTCATCAGAGAAGTAAACGAAACTATGTGCCGTCTGTCCGGTTACACCCGGGATGAGATGGTCGGGCAGAGCACCCGCATCCTGTATGACACCGACGAAGCGTATGAGACTATGGGCGACAGAATCCAGGAGCAGTTGTCAGCCCGCGGGCAAATGACCGTTGAAATCAGCGCCCGGCGCAAGGACGGCAGCCATTTCCCGATCATGCTTTCGGTGACTCCCATGGATGCCTTGGACATCTCGAAAGGCATCGTCTTCACCGCTTTGGATATCTCGGAGTCCAAACGGGTCGAGGAGGTGTTGCGCCAATCGCTTTCGGAGTTGGCAGCTACGCTGGAATCGACCGCTGACGGCATTCTGGTGGTCGGCCACGGCGGCAAAGTACAGCGGTATTCAAGCCGTTTTGTGAAGATGTGGGGGATGTCCAAGGATATCCTCGCTAAAGGCAACGATCAGGATCTTATCGAATTTGCCCGCCAGCAACTCACCGACGGCGACGGTTTTGTCAAGAGAATTGAAGAGATCTTGACCCAACCGGAGCTTTCGAGTTCGGACGTTTTACTGCTTAAAGACGGGCGGGTATTCGAGCGTTATTCCCGGCCGCTGCGTCTCGAAAGGCGGATCGTCGGCAGGGTCTGGAGTTTCCGCGATGTTACGGAGCGCAAGCGAATGGAACTCCGCCTGGTGCGGTCGGCCGAGGAATGGCGGGCGACTTTCGATGCCATATCAACGCCCGTTTCGATCCAGGACCGCGATTTTAAGATCGTCCGGGTTAACAAGGCTTTCGCCGAAGGCCTTGAAAACTTCGCCGGAGAATCTTGTGGGCAAAACCTGCTACGAGGTTTCTCATGGTTCGACAGAACCGGTATCGGGTTGCCCCCATGTTCAAACGCTTAA
- a CDS encoding PAS domain S-box protein, whose protein sequence is MKLAAAEIMTGEKQGRVPLIDVEQPRKDGTTVWTGVSASLVYDDGRPSHILGVSRDITARRQIEEA, encoded by the coding sequence ATGAAACTGGCCGCCGCCGAGATCATGACCGGCGAAAAACAGGGTCGGGTTCCCCTTATCGATGTTGAACAACCACGCAAGGACGGCACGACGGTGTGGACGGGAGTCTCCGCCAGCCTCGTCTACGACGACGGGCGTCCCTCGCACATTCTCGGCGTCTCCCGCGATATCACTGCCCGAAGACAGATTGAGGAAGCTTGA
- a CDS encoding PAS domain-containing protein: MTGNGYRSHKTLLGNILRLERIGRVLGFGSWEIDLKSQKVTASDAAKAIYGLTGDTWSLSTIQGIPLEEYRPALDEGLANLIEHGQTYDVEFKIRRPSDGSVANVQSVAEYDAASGKVFGVIKDVTEQKKAENALRDSERRYRLITENSTDVIWTLSLDGRFTYVSPSVYQLRGYTPDEVLRQSTKERSARVRFKLL, encoded by the coding sequence ATGACGGGAAACGGATACAGGTCTCATAAAACCCTGCTGGGAAACATCCTGCGCCTTGAGCGCATCGGCCGCGTCCTCGGCTTCGGCAGTTGGGAGATAGATCTCAAATCCCAAAAAGTCACCGCCTCCGATGCCGCCAAAGCCATCTACGGCCTTACTGGCGATACATGGTCCCTGTCCACCATCCAGGGCATTCCCCTGGAAGAGTACCGCCCTGCCCTCGACGAGGGATTAGCCAATCTCATTGAGCATGGGCAGACCTATGACGTCGAGTTCAAGATCCGCCGTCCCTCCGACGGCTCAGTTGCCAACGTCCAATCTGTCGCCGAATACGACGCTGCCTCGGGCAAGGTCTTCGGCGTCATCAAGGACGTCACCGAACAGAAGAAGGCGGAGAACGCCCTGCGTGACAGTGAACGCCGCTACCGCCTGATTACCGAGAATTCTACGGACGTCATCTGGACTTTGTCGCTGGACGGCAGGTTTACCTATGTCAGCCCCTCCGTTTATCAGTTGCGCGGCTACACCCCTGACGAGGTGTTGAGGCAATCGACAAAGGAGCGGTCTGCCCGGGTTCGCTTCAAGCTGTTGTAG
- a CDS encoding prepilin peptidase, with the protein MEIAYAVIFALFGAVIGSFLNVLCDRLPQEQSVVAPPSRCPGCGRRLTPLDMIPIISWLALRGRCRTCGETIPQRVFWVELVTALAFAGLYLYFGFTPDLLLSLAYFSLLLVIFVIDFEQQLVLPTIVIGGILIGFVASFFTSELTMVSSLGSALIGGLVGAAVYFMVRLGANAYYKQEAMGIGDIWLGALAGVITGWPNIIAAVLLSWILGGIVAVILVAAKIKRGREAIAFGPFLALTTFITFLWGNQIIDWYLGIFTR; encoded by the coding sequence ATGGAAATAGCCTACGCCGTCATCTTCGCCCTCTTCGGCGCCGTCATCGGCAGCTTCCTGAACGTTCTCTGCGACAGGCTGCCCCAGGAACAATCGGTGGTCGCGCCTCCTTCGCGATGCCCCGGCTGCGGCCGGCGTCTGACCCCGCTCGACATGATCCCCATCATCTCCTGGCTTGCCCTCCGCGGCCGATGCCGCACCTGCGGCGAGACCATCCCCCAGCGGGTATTCTGGGTAGAACTGGTCACCGCGCTGGCTTTCGCCGGGCTCTATCTCTATTTTGGCTTTACGCCGGACTTGCTACTGTCCCTGGCGTATTTCAGCCTACTACTTGTCATTTTCGTCATAGATTTCGAACAACAACTTGTTCTTCCGACCATCGTGATCGGTGGCATACTGATAGGTTTCGTCGCAAGCTTTTTTACGAGCGAGCTAACAATGGTTTCCTCCCTAGGCAGTGCCCTTATCGGTGGCCTGGTAGGGGCGGCGGTTTATTTCATGGTCAGGCTGGGGGCTAACGCCTATTATAAACAGGAAGCTATGGGGATCGGCGATATTTGGCTGGGCGCGTTGGCAGGAGTGATCACCGGTTGGCCGAATATCATTGCAGCGGTGCTGTTGTCCTGGATTTTGGGCGGGATTGTAGCGGTTATCCTGGTGGCGGCTAAAATTAAGAGAGGAAGGGAAGCGATCGCCTTCGGCCCCTTCCTCGCCCTGACCACCTTCATCACCTTCCTATGGGGCAACCAGATAATAGACTGGTATCTCGGGATCTTCACTCGATGA
- a CDS encoding type II secretion system protein, protein MKFLQKFRKGRKGFTLIELLVVIAILGVIAAVAVPNILKFMDSGAEEAARAEQHNVQVAVAAWMVDNTGSPADAITPTDKGLFAAYLINNVEYNWTIDANGAVTPTDSTNPLYVAP, encoded by the coding sequence ATGAAGTTCTTACAGAAATTCCGCAAAGGCCGCAAAGGCTTTACCCTGATTGAGCTTTTGGTGGTCATTGCCATCCTGGGCGTCATCGCCGCCGTCGCCGTACCGAACATCCTCAAGTTCATGGATAGCGGTGCTGAGGAAGCTGCTAGGGCCGAGCAACACAACGTTCAGGTAGCCGTCGCTGCATGGATGGTTGATAACACTGGCAGTCCAGCCGATGCAATCACTCCAACCGATAAAGGGCTCTTCGCAGCCTATCTTATCAACAATGTGGAATACAATTGGACCATTGATGCGAACGGTGCGGTAACTCCGACCGATAGTACGAATCCGCTTTACGTCGCACCCTAA
- a CDS encoding type IV pilin protein, translating to MKLRRKNGFTLIELLVVIAILGTVAAVAVPNVLKFIGTGNDAAAKQELLNVAAATAAALASEPPVDPTIDDAQIIAGVGVGKFMVQNTEFKYTIDSAGNITQGGRVS from the coding sequence ATGAAATTAAGAAGGAAAAACGGTTTTACGTTAATCGAACTTTTGGTAGTAATAGCGATACTCGGGACTGTCGCGGCGGTAGCAGTACCTAATGTATTAAAGTTTATCGGAACAGGAAATGACGCTGCCGCTAAACAGGAATTACTCAACGTGGCGGCGGCAACCGCGGCGGCTCTTGCATCAGAACCACCTGTCGATCCGACTATAGATGATGCCCAGATTATCGCAGGTGTAGGAGTCGGCAAATTCATGGTTCAGAATACTGAATTCAAATACACAATAGATTCGGCTGGAAATATCACGCAGGGCGGAAGAGTCTCCTAA
- a CDS encoding type IV pilin protein codes for MKKHRGFTLMEVLVVLAIFAVLAGIAIPNVLGYIGKADRSAALEEEHNLIVAVGVAMKQGGGAIVSDYTSSGKVYANAGAADDDPAKYLYNDTEFEWIITTDGVLTPGDDNPLKPT; via the coding sequence ATGAAAAAACATCGCGGTTTTACCTTGATGGAAGTTCTCGTGGTACTAGCAATATTTGCTGTATTGGCGGGCATTGCAATACCAAACGTCCTGGGCTATATCGGGAAGGCGGATAGAAGCGCAGCGCTGGAAGAGGAACATAACCTCATCGTGGCCGTCGGTGTGGCGATGAAGCAAGGCGGAGGCGCCATTGTTTCAGATTACACAAGCAGCGGCAAGGTTTATGCAAACGCCGGGGCTGCAGATGACGATCCCGCCAAGTACCTTTATAACGACACCGAATTTGAATGGATCATCACTACTGACGGTGTGCTAACTCCCGGAGACGATAATCCGTTAAAACCTACCTGA
- a CDS encoding type IV pilus twitching motility protein PilT, translated as MDVFSLITEARDRGGSDLHLVVDSPPLVRVKGALDPLKLPGLSVEDTAEALNQLASPSDRDIFHRELELDFGFTMPGVGRLRCNAAQQRGAISLAIRLLPPVIPTIDELELPQICKDLVTKPRGLVVVTGPTGSGKSTTLAAMIQHLNNSEAKHVITIEDPIEYVYPSIRCAITQRQLGTDTKSFAHALKHVLRQNPDVILVGEMRDLETAAAVLTIAETGHLVLSTSHAPSTHQALERIIDLFPPHERHLAYTRLASLLVGVLCQALVPRYCDEGRIAAVEVMLANTAMRNLIREEKLYQLPNVLRTCREEGMMSLDDSLVDLYRNQKISRETVFDYCADQAEVERLLGGRTKGVAPRRKPSTGGGMISSFL; from the coding sequence ATTGACGTCTTCTCCCTCATCACCGAAGCCCGCGACCGCGGCGGTTCCGATCTCCACCTGGTGGTGGATTCGCCGCCCCTCGTCCGCGTCAAGGGCGCCCTGGACCCGCTGAAGTTGCCCGGGCTCTCTGTTGAGGACACCGCGGAAGCCCTTAACCAGCTCGCCTCGCCCTCCGACCGCGACATTTTCCACAGAGAACTCGAGCTTGATTTCGGCTTCACCATGCCCGGTGTCGGCCGCCTCCGCTGCAATGCCGCGCAACAGCGCGGCGCTATCAGCCTTGCCATCCGCCTCCTGCCTCCCGTCATCCCCACCATCGATGAACTGGAACTGCCCCAGATCTGCAAGGACCTTGTAACCAAACCCAGAGGTCTGGTCGTCGTCACCGGCCCCACCGGCAGCGGCAAGTCCACCACCCTGGCCGCCATGATCCAGCATTTGAATAACTCCGAGGCCAAGCACGTTATCACTATCGAAGATCCCATTGAGTACGTCTATCCCTCGATCAGGTGCGCCATCACCCAGCGTCAGTTGGGTACCGATACCAAATCCTTTGCCCACGCCTTGAAGCACGTCCTGCGTCAGAACCCGGATGTCATCCTGGTCGGCGAGATGCGTGACCTGGAGACCGCGGCGGCGGTTCTGACCATCGCCGAGACCGGTCACCTGGTGCTCTCCACCAGCCATGCCCCCAGCACCCACCAGGCCCTGGAACGCATCATCGACCTCTTCCCGCCCCATGAGCGTCACCTGGCCTATACCCGCCTTGCGTCACTGCTTGTGGGCGTTCTTTGCCAGGCTCTGGTGCCGAGGTATTGCGATGAAGGCAGGATTGCCGCGGTTGAGGTCATGCTGGCCAATACCGCTATGCGGAACCTGATACGGGAAGAAAAGCTCTACCAGTTGCCTAATGTGCTCCGCACCTGTCGGGAAGAAGGTATGATGTCACTCGATGATTCTTTGGTTGACTTATATAGAAACCAGAAGATCTCACGTGAAACAGTGTTTGATTATTGCGCCGACCAGGCTGAGGTGGAACGGTTGTTGGGTGGCCGGACAAAAGGTGTGGCGCCACGGCGAAAGCCTTCAACTGGCGGCGGCATGATCAGTTCGTTCCTTTAA
- the pilM gene encoding type IV pilus biogenesis protein PilM, protein MAKTLTTVYIEDNEIELLVTAGKQVEKWATAPLDSGMVNEGIIMQEDAVAERLKTLASDNGVSGHQVVAAVSGQNSIFRLINIPEVPKNILDDAVHSEAARVIPVPLDQVYVSRQELPTGVAHEMRFFLAAHPKNATDSLMRTLTKAGLKSKVLDVAPLALVRNVNRSRCVVVNTWLATIDIIVMVDRVPEVIRSFSLGSENLTETERLSTMAEEISRTVTFYNSSHTEDPLGADVAILVSGEIAEDKNGWPALGGPDGRTVEALTTDFTAPEGFDASRFVVNLGMAQRDLPNEFGSVINLNAIPAIYLPRGVNWFNILAPAVGLLLIGALVYGWTIVDKAKKDADAIQPQIDAVQLQITQAQAKLAGYKPQIDAANAAVAPVQTEAAAYASFYTVLQSQREMASGYVRSAWLEKRNIDEVRLDSINWDGASVVIVGTAYTPDEKIVFNYATSLRDTYRFQNVIVTSIVKELTTDTMVYIYHFTLTCV, encoded by the coding sequence ATGGCAAAAACGCTTACCACCGTCTACATCGAAGACAATGAAATTGAACTCCTGGTCACCGCCGGCAAGCAGGTTGAGAAATGGGCTACCGCCCCCCTTGATTCCGGCATGGTCAATGAAGGCATTATTATGCAGGAGGACGCCGTAGCCGAACGCCTCAAGACACTAGCATCGGACAACGGGGTTTCCGGGCATCAGGTGGTGGCCGCCGTCTCCGGGCAGAACTCCATCTTCCGCCTGATCAACATCCCGGAAGTTCCCAAGAATATCCTCGATGATGCTGTCCATAGTGAAGCCGCCCGGGTTATTCCTGTCCCCCTGGACCAGGTCTATGTGTCGCGGCAGGAACTGCCGACGGGCGTAGCCCATGAGATGCGCTTTTTCCTGGCCGCTCATCCCAAGAATGCCACGGATTCCCTGATGCGCACCCTGACCAAAGCCGGTCTCAAAAGCAAGGTCCTTGACGTTGCCCCGCTGGCGCTGGTCCGTAACGTGAACCGATCGCGATGCGTCGTTGTCAATACCTGGCTTGCCACCATCGACATCATCGTCATGGTTGACCGGGTCCCGGAAGTCATCCGCAGCTTCTCACTTGGTTCTGAAAACCTGACCGAGACTGAACGTCTCAGCACCATGGCTGAAGAGATCTCCCGGACCGTTACCTTCTACAATTCCTCCCACACCGAGGACCCGCTTGGCGCCGACGTGGCTATCCTGGTCTCGGGTGAGATCGCGGAAGACAAAAACGGATGGCCGGCTCTGGGCGGTCCCGACGGTCGTACCGTTGAAGCCCTGACCACCGATTTTACGGCGCCCGAGGGCTTCGATGCCTCCCGGTTCGTCGTTAACCTGGGTATGGCTCAGCGGGATCTGCCTAACGAGTTTGGTTCGGTTATTAACCTGAACGCCATTCCGGCTATCTACCTGCCCCGTGGCGTCAACTGGTTCAATATCCTGGCTCCGGCGGTTGGCTTGCTCTTGATCGGCGCCTTGGTTTACGGTTGGACCATTGTGGATAAAGCCAAGAAGGACGCCGATGCAATACAGCCGCAGATAGACGCTGTTCAGCTTCAGATTACTCAGGCGCAGGCCAAGTTAGCCGGTTACAAACCCCAAATTGACGCCGCCAATGCCGCTGTTGCGCCTGTTCAAACTGAAGCGGCCGCTTATGCCTCGTTCTACACCGTTCTACAGAGCCAGCGTGAAATGGCTTCGGGCTACGTCCGCAGTGCCTGGTTGGAAAAGAGAAATATCGACGAAGTAAGATTGGACTCGATTAATTGGGATGGAGCTAGTGTAGTTATCGTCGGCACCGCCTATACACCTGATGAAAAAATTGTCTTTAATTATGCTACTTCCTTGCGTGATACTTACCGTTTCCAGAACGTTATTGTCACCTCGATCGTTAAGGAACTGACCACCGACACCATGGTCTATATCTACCACTTCACGTTGACCTGTGTGTAA
- a CDS encoding DUF7305 domain-containing protein, giving the protein MKTYNKLFKRQAGMAMILALVMLALGGLILGPLLGLVVTSLNVGKHTEIAVEDYFAADSGVEKALWYINQDPLTFTADYGLDLYDYIPQHLDSPATNMTVTDMNGNSVAVTISKTQESMYRVEALASSGARVVSYIAGGGLYLWDGALVSSSDITLKKDTYINGPVYCMGNFDSQGALTHVGPTYEYQTGLIFPSALQNVIFAAHYEALARAGTVYPGSLKITASGYYGSMFINGDFSTSMNLTSVYFGLPGPDGLPRTADDLPATIYVTGSIDIGKDTVFEGNANFVAVGNIGFEKVVNFGKSESIIFSINGSIDFRKEAGEVGVPMEAFIYAPNGNISFKKDATVQGSVVSGQGIDVPMDLAADKNFSITYDPAYRDIMDLPELTLSSVRTWTISH; this is encoded by the coding sequence ATGAAAACCTATAATAAGTTGTTTAAACGGCAAGCAGGAATGGCGATGATTCTGGCTCTCGTTATGCTTGCCCTGGGGGGACTTATCCTGGGTCCTTTGCTCGGTCTAGTTGTGACCAGCCTTAATGTCGGCAAGCATACTGAGATCGCCGTTGAAGATTATTTTGCCGCCGACAGTGGCGTTGAAAAGGCGCTGTGGTATATCAACCAGGATCCATTGACCTTTACCGCTGATTACGGGCTTGATCTTTATGACTATATCCCCCAGCATCTCGATAGTCCGGCAACGAACATGACAGTAACCGATATGAACGGGAACAGCGTTGCTGTGACTATCAGCAAAACCCAGGAGTCCATGTATCGTGTTGAGGCTCTCGCCAGTTCCGGGGCTCGGGTTGTTTCCTACATTGCTGGTGGTGGACTGTATCTTTGGGATGGTGCGCTAGTATCCAGCAGTGATATTACGTTGAAAAAGGACACCTATATCAACGGTCCCGTGTATTGTATGGGAAATTTCGATTCCCAGGGCGCGTTGACGCATGTTGGCCCAACTTATGAATATCAGACTGGTTTGATCTTCCCGTCGGCATTGCAAAATGTAATTTTCGCTGCGCATTATGAAGCGTTGGCTCGTGCTGGGACCGTATACCCCGGCAGTCTAAAGATCACCGCATCAGGTTATTATGGTTCAATGTTCATAAACGGGGATTTTTCAACTAGTATGAATTTGACTAGTGTGTATTTTGGCCTGCCCGGTCCTGATGGGCTTCCCAGGACCGCCGATGATCTACCTGCCACTATTTATGTGACCGGATCCATCGACATTGGTAAAGATACCGTTTTTGAAGGTAATGCCAACTTTGTTGCGGTTGGTAATATCGGCTTTGAAAAAGTAGTGAATTTCGGTAAAAGTGAAAGCATCATATTTTCCATTAACGGATCGATAGACTTCAGGAAAGAAGCCGGAGAAGTTGGTGTTCCCATGGAAGCTTTCATATATGCCCCCAATGGCAACATCTCCTTTAAAAAGGATGCGACTGTACAGGGTAGCGTCGTGAGCGGACAGGGCATCGATGTACCGATGGACCTTGCGGCCGACAAGAACTTTTCGATAACTTATGATCCGGCTTACCGGGATATCATGGACTTGCCCGAGTTGACCCTTTCTTCTGTGCGTACTTGGACTATTAGCCATTAG
- a CDS encoding type II secretion system protein, whose protein sequence is MFLSCFKLRRTRGFTLVELLVGMAILGFLMAALSMTTMQIMKVNQKSQNQAMAIRQVQSAGQYISKDALQANIKIVMTTPNGFTPLKFTEDFNNIDLLNEKVTIVTYTISNGNLLRQSSVNGVLSPQITVATGVLFSTNSSDPNYNSTWFKATTVGSVTTYELKITVRYGSGNTAATETRYYKIEPRPDNV, encoded by the coding sequence ATGTTTTTAAGCTGTTTTAAGTTGCGGCGCACCAGGGGATTCACCCTGGTTGAACTCCTGGTGGGGATGGCTATATTGGGGTTTCTGATGGCTGCGCTCAGTATGACAACGATGCAAATAATGAAAGTAAACCAAAAAAGTCAGAATCAGGCAATGGCCATTCGCCAGGTGCAAAGTGCCGGGCAATATATAAGTAAGGATGCGTTGCAGGCAAACATCAAAATCGTTATGACCACACCGAACGGATTCACCCCTCTGAAGTTCACTGAAGACTTTAACAATATCGATTTACTCAATGAAAAAGTGACAATAGTCACGTATACCATCAGCAATGGCAACCTCCTCAGGCAGAGTTCAGTGAACGGGGTTCTTTCACCGCAGATCACCGTAGCTACCGGTGTTCTCTTTTCTACCAACAGCTCTGATCCCAATTACAACAGTACCTGGTTCAAGGCAACGACAGTGGGAAGCGTTACTACTTACGAATTGAAGATAACGGTCAGATACGGATCCGGAAATACAGCCGCCACGGAGACTCGATATTACAAGATTGAGCCGAGACCCGATAATGTATAG
- a CDS encoding type IV pilus modification PilV family protein, which yields MKGNRGFSFIEVLIALFILTVVGIGFLLSLQYALKANMLDDAESTAESLARTQWESIKKAPYLDFSRAVDVGDPLRPVDNYAKVTVTGDYRITITVVPWDAINAAPFIKELSNPDIYDTDNGIQRITILVEFNKIANNPNLWDASVSVQGYKVNR from the coding sequence ATGAAAGGGAATAGAGGCTTCAGCTTCATTGAAGTATTGATTGCCCTATTCATCCTTACGGTAGTGGGTATTGGCTTTTTACTCTCGCTCCAGTATGCCTTGAAGGCCAACATGCTTGACGACGCTGAATCCACTGCTGAAAGCCTGGCTCGGACTCAATGGGAAAGTATTAAAAAGGCGCCCTACCTGGATTTTTCAAGGGCGGTCGATGTAGGTGACCCGTTGAGGCCTGTGGATAATTACGCCAAAGTCACAGTCACCGGGGATTATCGGATAACTATCACCGTTGTGCCGTGGGATGCGATTAACGCGGCCCCCTTCATCAAAGAATTATCCAATCCCGACATCTACGATACGGATAATGGGATCCAGAGGATCACCATCCTGGTGGAGTTCAACAAAATTGCCAATAACCCTAACCTGTGGGATGCAAGCGTGAGCGTCCAGGGTTACAAGGTGAACCGTTGA